The genomic stretch TTGCACGGTCAGACAATTCCTGAGGAAGTTCAAATTTACTTTTATGCGAAGAAATCATTCCAAGCGTCATCTTTACAGAATAACGCATTTCATCGACATTCAAATTTTTCATAACAGACTTCATAAGCGTCTGCTGATCGCTTGTGTCATAAACAGTAAAATTTCTTGTAAAACCTATTTTTTCGGCTTCGACATGTAAAATTTTAGAACAAAGCGAATGAAAAGTTCCTATCCACAATCCGTCAACCGTTTGTCCTATTGCGTTAGCGACCCTTTCTTTCATTTCGTTCGCGGCTTTTTTTGTAAAAGTCGCTGCAAAAATTTGATTAGGATACAAATGCTTTTCTTTAAGAAGCCATGCAATTTTGGACGTAAGAATTTTTGTTTTTCCTGTACCGGCTCCCGCAAAAACCTGTTCACACCCGCCGTCATAAAATACCGCTTCCTTTTGGATTTCATTTAACGAATTAATTATTTCGTCATACATTATATTTTACCTCGATGTTCGAACAGCCGTTTGCAAAGTTTCAATTAAAAATATTTTTTGCCGCAGATCAAATGCGTAAAATTATTCAGCCCGTTTTTCACAGCAAATCAAGTGTTATTTCAAGAATCTTGTCGGCTTGTTTTGCGGCGCAAATTAAAACGGCGGGTGCGAGCGGAGAAAAATTTTTCACATCGCAAGTTTCATCTCCGATTATCCACGACTTCACCCCTATTTCACGGATTTTTAGGCGATCGCTGTTTCCATATCCTGCGAGTCCGCTTACGCATATAAAATATTTTTCATCAAGTAAAAACCTGTTCGCAATAAGCGCTTTTGACTCGGACGTGTCGAATGCCTCGACGACAATATTAACATCTTCAAAAAACGAATCAATGTTTTTTGAAGTAATTTTTTGCGAAAAAACGGATAAATTCAGATTAGGATTTATTTTACGTAAGTTCTCGCTCAGCGCCTTAACTTTTTTTTGTCCGATTTGGTTTTCAAAATAAAACTGACGATTCAAATTTAACAGGGAAACATCGTCAAAATCTACTACGGTAATATTTATAAATCCCGCCCGCACAAGCGCAGCCGCACAATTTGAACCAAGCCCGCCCGCACCTGCAATGCCTACACGAACCTTTCTGATTTTTTCAATTTGTCGCGAATTGTAATAAACCGCATTAATTTCATCAAATTCCCCCATTTCGCTCCTCATATTTTAAACAATTAATAACTTTACACTTAACTTTCAGAACAAAAAAAGGCGTATTTCTACGCCTCTTATATTTTCGTTTCCGACTCCAAATCCCAAATTAAGAAACTTGCTGTTCTTCTTCTTTTTTCACAACCCAAACTTTTATAACCGCTTCGACATCACGGAAAAATTTAATTGCAATATCATAAACACCCAGCTTTTTAATCGGATCGCCGATAAGAACTGCGGAACGAGGCAACTCAACACCTTTACTTTCGAGCAATTCGACAATATCTTGCTGTGAAACGGAACCGTAAATATCATCGCCTTCTTTTACTCTTACCATTATGGTAAATTGCTGTCCATTAATTTTATCCGCCTGAGTTTTCGCAGCCTGAGATTCTTTTTCAAATTTCTTTGTCGAGTATTTTTTCATTTCTTCATTATGGCGCAAATTTCCTGCGGTCGCCAAAACCGCTACCCCTTCAGGAATTAAATAATTTCTTCCGTATCCGTCTTTTACTTCAACTACGTCATGAGCGTTTCCAAGACGGTCAAAATCCTTTTGAAGAATAATTTTCATAGTTTTCTCCCTGTCCTCCGATTAGTGAATATTTTCCGCGACAAAAGGAAGCAAAGCGATAAACCTCGCTCTTTTCACTTCTGCAGCAAGCTTTCTTTGATGCTTAGCGCAAACGCCAGTAACTCTTCCGGGAAGAATTTTCCCTCTTTCCGTCAATTTTTTTTTCAACAAATCCGAATTTTTGTAAGACGGTTCAATTTTATCTTCACAAAAAGAACAAACTTTATACCTTATAATAGCGTTATTGTTTCTCGGCATATTCTAATCCTCCTCTTCTTCGTCTGATTCGTCCGTTGCCGCTCTTTCGGACTCCGGCTTCTGCGGAGCGATAATAGCGTTATCTTCATAAATAACGGTAAGATGACGAATTATATTTTCGTTAAACTTAAAGCTGGTATTAATAAATTTCCCCGCATTTCCGTTGTATTCATAAACGAAAAGCACATAAACCCCTGTTTTTTTCTTGTTGATTTCATAGGCGAGAACTTTCTTTCCCCATTCGTCAACATTCACAAGATTTCCGTTTGCCGTAAGCAAATCTTCAATCTTCTTACGTTCTTTTTCTATCGTGTCTGCAGGCAAAGAACCTTCAAATATCACAATAGTTTCATACTTACTCATCAAAACCCTCCATCGGTCATTGTCTTCCTTATTAAAAAAGAAGATGGATTATTACAAAAAACTCACTTCCAAATTATTTGGAATTGTATTTATTCATAGCGGCTACAATTCCTTCTTTCAAATAACACTCAACCGCCTGCGCCGCAACATCCGTTTTTTCGTCAACTATTCTCAATTCTTCTTCGGTGAATTTCCCCAAAACAAAGTCAACTATCGAAACGTTTTCCGGCAACGCGCCTATTCCGAATCGCAATCTCGGAAACTCGTTTGAAGTACTCGCAATAATTGATTTTAATCCGTTATGCCCGCCGTCGCTTCCGTTTCCTCTAAATCTCATCGCTCCAAGCAGTAAATTAAAATCATCTACAACTACAAGCATCTCTTTTTCGTCTATCAAATAATAATCAAGCAATTCTCTCGCCGCAATTCCGGTATTATTTACATAAGTATTCGGATGGCACACGGCTATCGTCTTATTATCAAAAATACACTCCCAA from Chitinispirillales bacterium encodes the following:
- the thiF gene encoding sulfur carrier protein ThiS adenylyltransferase ThiF, producing MGEFDEINAVYYNSRQIEKIRKVRVGIAGAGGLGSNCAAALVRAGFINITVVDFDDVSLLNLNRQFYFENQIGQKKVKALSENLRKINPNLNLSVFSQKITSKNIDSFFEDVNIVVEAFDTSESKALIANRFLLDEKYFICVSGLAGYGNSDRLKIREIGVKSWIIGDETCDVKNFSPLAPAVLICAAKQADKILEITLDLL
- the rplI gene encoding 50S ribosomal protein L9, whose translation is MKIILQKDFDRLGNAHDVVEVKDGYGRNYLIPEGVAVLATAGNLRHNEEMKKYSTKKFEKESQAAKTQADKINGQQFTIMVRVKEGDDIYGSVSQQDIVELLESKGVELPRSAVLIGDPIKKLGVYDIAIKFFRDVEAVIKVWVVKKEEEQQVS
- the rpsR gene encoding 30S ribosomal protein S18; this translates as MPRNNNAIIRYKVCSFCEDKIEPSYKNSDLLKKKLTERGKILPGRVTGVCAKHQRKLAAEVKRARFIALLPFVAENIH
- the rpsF gene encoding 30S ribosomal protein S6, whose protein sequence is MSKYETIVIFEGSLPADTIEKERKKIEDLLTANGNLVNVDEWGKKVLAYEINKKKTGVYVLFVYEYNGNAGKFINTSFKFNENIIRHLTVIYEDNAIIAPQKPESERAATDESDEEEED
- the pth gene encoding aminoacyl-tRNA hydrolase, coding for MNGIAVLMGIGNIGEKYVSTRHNVGFMITHKFVLNGAMSKEKKFKHSQVWECIFDNKTIAVCHPNTYVNNTGIAARELLDYYLIDEKEMLVVVDDFNLLLGAMRFRGNGSDGGHNGLKSIIASTSNEFPRLRFGIGALPENVSIVDFVLGKFTEEELRIVDEKTDVAAQAVECYLKEGIVAAMNKYNSK